In the Victivallis sp. Marseille-Q1083 genome, one interval contains:
- a CDS encoding sigma-70 family RNA polymerase sigma factor has protein sequence MKMTESAARGDYDLIRGYLDGRAEDFDLLYERYRRPVYAYLNNLLPPAAADDLFQQLWLKVIDKLPNYRHRDRFPAWLFRIAHNLVIDQFRREKRRGSEVALDEPEVPELAEVRGEPWRGLANEELQRALEAALAELQTEQREVFLLRQQEMSFREIAALQKCSINTALARMQYALKNLQRKLQSWAMPGGEV, from the coding sequence ATGAAGATGACGGAATCGGCGGCGCGCGGCGACTATGATTTGATCCGGGGTTATCTCGACGGCAGGGCGGAAGATTTTGATTTGCTGTACGAGCGGTATCGTCGTCCGGTATACGCTTATTTGAATAATTTGCTGCCGCCGGCGGCCGCCGATGATTTATTTCAGCAGTTGTGGCTCAAAGTCATCGACAAGTTGCCGAATTACCGGCACCGGGATCGTTTTCCGGCATGGTTGTTCCGCATCGCCCATAATCTGGTGATCGACCAGTTCCGGCGGGAAAAACGGCGCGGCAGTGAAGTGGCGCTGGATGAACCGGAGGTTCCGGAGTTGGCGGAGGTGCGCGGCGAACCGTGGCGCGGTCTGGCCAATGAGGAGTTGCAGCGGGCGTTGGAAGCGGCGTTGGCGGAGTTGCAGACAGAGCAGCGGGAAGTGTTCCTGCTGCGGCAGCAGGAAATGAGTTTCCGGGAAATTGCCGCGCTGCAGAAGTGTTCGATCAATACGGCTCTGGCGCGTATGCAATATGCGTTGAAGAATTTACAGAGAAAATTGCAGAGTTGGGCTATGCCGGGAGGTGAAGTATGA
- the pyrF gene encoding orotidine-5'-phosphate decarboxylase yields MNFIDKLNAVWRRNRSMVCVGLDPDLTKLPELLRHQTMPIFEFNRAIIDATAPYVCAYKPQAAYYAGQDADDQLKMTIDYLHERYPDIPVILDVKRGDIGSTAAQYALEAFERYRADAVTVNPYMGTDALKPFLDYADRGVIILCRTSNPSSCELQELIYEGQTIYEHVAVLARDKWNYNGNALLVVGATYPEELGRIRRLCPEMPFLVPGVGAQGGDVEKVVANGTTPDGFGLIINSSRGIIYADKGENFAPAAGEAARILRDLINDFKK; encoded by the coding sequence ATGAATTTCATCGACAAACTCAACGCCGTCTGGCGGCGCAATCGTTCGATGGTCTGCGTCGGGCTCGACCCGGACCTCACAAAGCTGCCGGAACTCCTCCGGCATCAAACGATGCCGATTTTCGAATTCAACCGGGCGATCATCGACGCCACGGCGCCTTACGTCTGCGCCTACAAGCCACAGGCGGCTTATTACGCCGGACAGGACGCCGACGACCAGTTGAAGATGACCATCGATTATCTGCATGAACGCTATCCGGACATTCCGGTGATTCTCGACGTCAAACGCGGCGACATCGGTTCTACCGCGGCGCAATACGCGCTGGAAGCGTTCGAACGTTACCGCGCCGACGCCGTGACGGTCAATCCCTATATGGGAACCGACGCATTGAAGCCGTTTCTCGACTACGCCGACCGGGGCGTGATCATCCTGTGCCGGACCTCCAATCCGAGTTCCTGCGAACTGCAGGAGTTGATCTACGAGGGGCAAACCATTTATGAACACGTCGCCGTACTGGCCCGCGACAAATGGAATTACAACGGCAACGCGCTGCTGGTGGTCGGGGCAACTTATCCGGAAGAGCTGGGACGCATCCGCCGACTCTGTCCGGAAATGCCGTTTCTGGTGCCGGGCGTCGGCGCGCAGGGCGGCGATGTCGAAAAAGTGGTCGCCAACGGAACGACGCCGGACGGATTCGGTTTGATCATCAACTCGTCACGCGGCATCATCTATGCGGATAAAGGGGAAAATTTTGCGCCGGCGGCCGGCGAAGCCGCCAGAATTCTGCGCGATCTGATCAACGATTTCAAAAAATAA
- a CDS encoding class I SAM-dependent methyltransferase, whose amino-acid sequence MLNQLEKRLVLRPGREKSLRRRHWWIFSGAVREVTGEPAVGDVVEVYSSGGEWLARAGFSPASQLQARIWTFDRSEAVDDDFFRRRLLRAIAYRRALSFNRPTDGYRLVASEADALPGLIVDRYADWLVVQFLSAGMEPFRRRLVDLLLELLPEIRGIYDRSDVGVRAKEALPETTGVLAGATVPEQVVITENNLRFAVDIRHGHKSGFYFDQRCNRQAVAEAAKGAEMLNLFAYTGGFGVAAAAAGAAFVTNVDSSAPALALAERNFALNGIPADRYENIVDDVFELLRRCRRQKRQFDLIVLDPPKFVDSQKALARGCRAYKDVALQSFHLLKPGGRLFTFSCSGLMTPELFQKITADAALDAGIEGVIVRRLGQAPDHPTALNQPEGFYLKGLEVYRTR is encoded by the coding sequence ATTTTGAATCAGCTTGAAAAACGTCTCGTCTTACGTCCCGGCCGGGAAAAATCGCTGCGCCGTCGGCATTGGTGGATTTTCTCCGGTGCAGTCCGGGAGGTGACCGGCGAGCCGGCCGTCGGTGATGTTGTGGAAGTATATTCTTCCGGCGGCGAATGGTTGGCCCGGGCCGGTTTTTCGCCGGCTTCCCAATTGCAGGCCCGGATTTGGACGTTCGATCGCAGCGAGGCGGTCGATGACGATTTTTTCCGGCGCCGGCTGCTCCGGGCGATCGCTTATCGCCGGGCGCTTTCCTTCAACCGTCCGACCGACGGCTATCGATTGGTGGCTTCCGAAGCCGATGCCCTGCCGGGGCTGATTGTCGACCGCTATGCGGATTGGCTGGTGGTGCAGTTTCTCAGTGCCGGCATGGAACCGTTCCGGCGGCGGCTGGTCGATTTGTTGCTGGAATTGCTGCCGGAAATTCGCGGCATTTACGATCGTTCCGATGTCGGCGTCCGGGCAAAGGAGGCGCTGCCGGAAACGACCGGCGTGCTGGCCGGTGCGACGGTGCCGGAACAGGTGGTCATCACCGAAAACAACCTGCGTTTTGCCGTCGATATCCGGCATGGACACAAGAGTGGTTTTTATTTCGACCAGCGTTGCAACCGGCAGGCGGTGGCGGAAGCGGCGAAGGGAGCTGAAATGCTCAATTTGTTCGCCTACACCGGCGGTTTCGGGGTCGCCGCCGCGGCCGCCGGGGCGGCGTTCGTCACCAATGTCGACAGCTCGGCGCCGGCTTTGGCGCTGGCGGAGCGGAATTTTGCCTTGAACGGTATTCCGGCGGACCGCTATGAAAATATCGTCGACGACGTGTTCGAACTGCTGCGCCGCTGCCGCCGGCAGAAGCGGCAATTCGATCTCATCGTCCTCGATCCGCCGAAATTTGTCGATTCGCAGAAAGCGCTGGCTCGCGGCTGCCGGGCTTACAAGGATGTCGCCTTGCAGAGTTTTCATCTGCTGAAGCCGGGCGGGAGGCTGTTCACCTTTTCCTGTTCCGGTCTGATGACGCCGGAGTTGTTCCAGAAGATCACCGCCGACGCCGCTTTGGATGCCGGGATCGAAGGCGTCATCGTCCGTCGTCTCGGCCAGGCGCCGGATCACCCGACCGCCTTGAACCAGCCGGAGGGTTTTTACCTCAAAGGGCTGGAGGTGTACCGGACGCGTTGA
- a CDS encoding SGNH/GDSL hydrolase family protein, translating to MIEIIVFQGDSVTDCGRSYEAKEANQGLGGGYPLLAAGRLLRELPAKNLRCYNRGISGNRVVDLYARWKIDTLNLKPDFISILIGVNDIWHEFANHNGVETERFERVYRELLSWTLEVLPSVRLLLIEPFALECGAVSAAWRPELAGKQQVVRKLAAEFKTLFLPAQELLNAAVKEAPSSGPEYWLADGVHPTIAGHTVLADAWCELVKPLCEV from the coding sequence GTGATCGAAATCATCGTGTTTCAGGGTGATTCCGTCACTGATTGCGGCAGGAGTTACGAGGCGAAAGAGGCCAACCAGGGACTGGGCGGCGGTTATCCGCTGTTGGCCGCCGGCCGGCTGCTCAGGGAATTGCCGGCAAAAAATTTGCGTTGCTACAACCGCGGGATCAGCGGCAACCGGGTCGTCGATCTTTATGCCCGCTGGAAAATCGACACCTTGAACCTCAAACCGGACTTTATCAGTATTTTGATCGGCGTCAATGATATCTGGCATGAATTTGCCAATCACAACGGCGTCGAAACCGAACGTTTTGAACGAGTCTACCGGGAATTGCTCTCCTGGACGCTGGAGGTGCTGCCGTCAGTCCGGTTGCTGCTGATCGAGCCGTTCGCGCTGGAGTGCGGCGCTGTTTCCGCCGCTTGGCGGCCGGAACTGGCCGGCAAACAGCAGGTGGTCCGGAAATTGGCCGCCGAATTCAAAACGCTCTTTCTACCGGCTCAGGAATTGTTGAACGCGGCGGTGAAAGAGGCGCCGTCGTCCGGTCCGGAATATTGGCTGGCCGATGGTGTGCATCCGACCATCGCCGGCCACACGGTGCTGGCCGACGCCTGGTGTGAACTCGTCAAGCCGCTTTGTGAAGTCTGA